The proteins below come from a single Leptidea sinapis chromosome 20, ilLepSina1.1, whole genome shotgun sequence genomic window:
- the LOC126970201 gene encoding uncharacterized protein LOC126970201 encodes MKNYLEIELESCEKFAGATTNVQEAPKSARRESMAPKIVVCPPVEETSETTNAPRGSRLLKALSKRLSRRSADEDSLGSSSSNESMSSETGRSEDPSSSSTSDSGSDGSEPRRRHRSVVSLRRVFQHFNITSRSQSTSPVDRRQPKKQSQPKRILRSPVTYTYVRGLSGLPTQRVPRRAVSCGSMGLNR; translated from the coding sequence ATGAAAAACTATTTGGAAATTGAATTAGAATCTTGTGAAAAGTTTGCCGGTGCAACGACAAACGTGCAAGAAGCACCGAAATCAGCTCGTAGAGAATCAATGGCACCTAAAATTGTAGTGTGTCCCCCAGTGGAAGAAACCAGCGAAACAACAAATGCCCCTCGCGGTTCCCGATTACTTAAAGCTTTAAGCAAACGGCTGTCGCGTCGTTCTGCCGACGAAGACTCATTGGGAAGCTCAAGCAGCAACGAAAGTATGTCCAGCGAAACAGGCCGAAGCGAAGACCCATCATCTAGTTCAACGAGTGACTCCGGGAGCGACGGGTCCGAGCCTCGGCGGCGACACCGCTCAGTTGTATCCCTCCGGCGTGTTTTCcaacattttaatataacaagCCGTTCACAGTCGACCTCGCCCGTTGACAGACGACAACCGAAGAAGCAATCTCAACCGAAACGTATCCTCCGCTCGCCTGTAACATACACGTACGTGCGAGGGCTATCCGGCCTACCCACCCAGAGAGTACCACGGCGAGCTGTGAGCTGCGGATCAATGGGCTTAAACCGATAA